From a single Glycine soja cultivar W05 chromosome 19, ASM419377v2, whole genome shotgun sequence genomic region:
- the LOC114398048 gene encoding phenolic glucoside malonyltransferase 1-like has translation MAESPTFKVHEVCSISPPQETPPTTLPFTLFDVLWLRFPPVERLFFYSFPNPTTTSFFDTTVLPNLKHSLSLTLHHFPPLAGTITWPNHSPLPLITYTPGNTIPFTIAQSNADFNTLSSNLSQVNHHLQNLIPHLTISHEEASVLALQLTLFPNQGFSIGITTHHAALDGKSSTLFIKSWAHFCSQLNTSPEEPLSLPKHLIPSFDRSVIRDTLGIGEIYANSWMNFGGATNDRSLNVWDSLGGSQTDLVKGLFELTPLDIKKLKKLAESKVVVGDNKKKIRVTSFTVTCAYLLSCAVKAEQPNCERVPFIFSVDCRARLDPPIPGTYFGNSVVSLLVIAKREELLGEEAFFKSVLGISEELNRIEGDVLNGADRWMPKIQSVMSERPRLFSVAGSPRFEVYDVDFGWGRPKKVDVTSVDKTGAFSLSETRDHSGGIQIGLALTKSQMEAFSTVFAQGLESLE, from the exons ATGGCAGAGTCACCAACCTTCAAAGTCCATGAAGTCTGCTCCATTTCGCCGCCACAAGAAACCCCACCAACAACTCTTCCCTTCACCCTCTTCGACGTCCTATGGCTTCGGTTCCCCCCAGTGGAGCGTCTCTTCTTCTATTCCTTCCCAAacccaacaacaacatcatttttCGACACCACCGTTCTCCCAAATCTCAAACACTCCCTCTCCCTCACTCTCCACCACTTCCCTCCTCTCGCCGGCACCATCACATGGCCCAATCACTCACCCCTCCCTCTCATAACCTACACTCCCGGCAACACCATCCCCTTCACAATCGCCCAATCCAACGCAGATTTCAACACCCTCTCTTCAAACCTCTCTCAAGTCAACCACCACCTCCAAAACCTAATACCCCACTTAACCATTTCCCATGAAGAAGCTTCCGTGTTAGCACTTCAACTCACCCTCTTCCCCAACCAAGGCTTTTCGATTGGAATCACAACCCACCACGCTGCACTTGATGGAAAGTCTTCGACTTTGTTCATCAAATCGTGGGCGCATTTTTGTTCTCAGCTTAATACCTCCCCAGAAGAACCGTTATCACTACCAAAGCATCTAATACCCTCGTTTGATAGATCTGTTATAAGAGACACTTTGGGGATCGGTGAGATTTACGCGAACTCATGGATGAACTTCGGTGGAGCCACCAATGACCGAAGCTTGAATGTGTGGGATTCCCTCGGTGGAAGTCAAACCGATTTGGTTAAAG GGTTGTTCGAGTTGACACCGTTGGATATCAAGAAGCTGAAGAAATTAGCGGAGTCTAAGGTTGTTGTCGGAGACAACAAGAAGAAGATTAGGGTGACATCGTTCACGGTCACGTGCGCTTACTTGTTGTCATGCGCGGTGAAAGCGGAGCAACCCAACTGCGAAAGAGTGCCTTTTATTTTCAGCGTGGACTGTAGGGCGCGTTTGGATCCACCAATTCCGGGAACGTACTTTGGGAACAGCGTCGTGTCTTTGTTGGTGATAGCAAAGCGAGAAGAGCTATTGGGGGAAGAAGCGTTTTTTAAAAGCGTTTTAGGGATAAGCGAAGAGTTGAACAGGATAGAGGGTGACGTGTTGAACGGTGCGGACAGGTGGATGCCGAAGATTCAATCGGTGATGTCGGAGAGGCCGAGGTTGTTCTCTGTTGCGGGGTCTCCGAGGTTTGAGGTTTACGATGTTGACTTTGGGTGGGGAAGGCCTAAGAAAGTGGATGTTACTTCCGTTGATAAAACGGGTGCGTTTTCACTTTCGGAGACTAGGGATCACAGTGGAGGCATTCAAATTGGGTTGGCGTTGACCAAGAGTCAAATGGAGGCGTTTTCTACGGTTTTTGCTCAAGGGCTTGAGTCCTTGGAAtaa